From a region of the Drosophila virilis strain 15010-1051.87 chromosome 3, Dvir_AGI_RSII-ME, whole genome shotgun sequence genome:
- the LOC6623377 gene encoding 2-aminoadipate transaminase, with protein MSRQNKELMHKHLFDGTAWNVYNPNLLNLSVGAPGPDLLEPCCDIFQQATAHCLEHEKKSNNSLIFQYGPTSGTYEIRKEVAKFFSEMYTNSVNCEDLIMTTGATQGLHFVLSTLIDFSGYIFVDEYTYMIALDSMRHFTSLKIVPLKLNDDGVDLDDLDEKVRGRHFKSKNKEFWAIYYTIPTYHNPTGILFSPAVCHGIVQLARKYDFLVLCDDVYNILHYGEKPSIDRLISCDARTDADFVGNVISNGSFSKLIGPGVRLGWLEVPPRVKPLLDSSGIIQSGGGFNNYTAGIVASLFELQLAQSHIARLHEAYKERMLATIEILKSELPKSCHFVPPSGGFFIWIRLPDQLKALDFMEYCMERERITFIGGSRFAVEEGKGQQFFRITIGFYNKEKLVDGVKRLCLTLTDYIKTVDMNNC; from the exons ATGTCACGTCAGAATAAAGAGCTGATGCATAAGCATCTTTTTGATGGCACCGCTTGGAATGTGTACAACCCGAATCTTTTAAATCTAAGCGTAGGTGCCCCTGGCCCAGATCTATTGGAGCCCTGCTGTGATATTTTTCAACAGGCTACTGCCCATTGCTTG GAACACGAAAAGAAGTCCAACAATTCTCTGATCTTTCAATATGGACCAACAAGTGGAACTTATGAGATACGCAAAGAAGTTGCCAAGTTCTTCAGCGAGATGTACACCAACTCCGTTAACTG CGAGGACTTGATAATGACAACTGGCGCAACGCAAGGCTTACATTTCGTGCTCTCTACTCTGATTGACTTTAGCGGTTATATCTTTGTGGATGAGTACACATATATGATTGCATTGGACAGCATGAGACACTTTACGAGTCTTAAAATCGTTCCACTTAAGCTGAATGACGATGGCGTGGATCTTGATGATCTAGATGAAAAAGTAAGAGGGCGTCATTTTAAATCAAAGAACAAGGAATTTTGGGCTATTTATTATACGATTCCCACTTACCATAATCCTACTGGCATATTGTTTTCACCGG CTGTTTGTCATGGAATTGTGCAGTTGGCACGCAAATATGACTTTTTAGTACTGTGCGACGACGTCTACAACATTCTCCATTATGGCGAAAAACCCTCAATTGATCGTCTAATATCCTGTGACGCGCGTACTGATGCGGATTTTGTCGGCAATGTCATTTCCAATGGCAGCTTTTCGAAACTTATTGGACCTGGTGTGCGCCTAGGATGGCTGGAGGTGCCACCACGTGTCAAACCGCTTCTAGATAGCAGTGGAATCATTCAGAGCGGTGGTGGTTTCAACAACTACACAGCTGGCATTGTGGCTAGTCTGTTTGAGCTGCAGTTGGCGCAATCTCACATTGCACGGCTCCACGAAGCATACAAAGAGCGGATGTTGGCGACCATTGAAATACTGAAGTCGGAGTTACCCAAAAGCTGCCATTTTGTGCCGCCTAGTGGAGGATTTTTTATATGGATACGTTTGCCGGATCAATTAAAAGCGCTCGATTTCATGGAATATTGTATGGAGCGTGAAAGGATTACATTCATTGGAGGTTCACGTTTCGCTGTAGAAGAGGGCAAGGGACAGCAGTTCTTTCGTATAACTATAGGTTTCTACAACAAGGAAAAACTTGTTGATGGGGTCAAGCGTCTTTGTCTGACTTTGACGGATTATATAAAGACTGTTGACATGAATAATTGTTGA
- the LOC6623601 gene encoding proton-coupled amino acid transporter-like protein CG1139 isoform X3 has protein sequence MSLKRGGPPPAPSSGAALMTTSLSGASLDQQKIPTVVTVYDSEKKNGSRNNASISQPKFIRSDMADVPVQQAAGSTLPLVLTRKKGGDDGEDGHYNPFEHRKVEHPTSDLETFVHLLKGSLGSGILAMPMAFANAGLWFGLVATLFVGTLCTYCVHVLVKCSHILCRRRKIPMMGFADVAEQAFLDGPPSLNRWSRFIRFMVNTFLVIDLLGCCCIYLVFVATNVQQVVSVYMDTVLSVRLWIVIVSAPLVFMCLVRNLKFLTPFSMIANILMFVGIVITFVYMFTDLPAPAERAGVVSPVQWPLFFGTVIFALEGIGVVMSLENDMKNPNHFIGCPSVLNLGMGLVIGLYTLVGFFGYLKYGPDTEASITLNLPLEDKLAQSVKLMIAIAIFFTFTLQFYVPVSILWKGIENKIPAARKNISEYGLRVGLVILCCGIAVALPNLGPFISLIGAVCLSTLGMMVPAIIELAVYNEDPGYGRFKWRLWKNSGLILFGIVGFVTGTYVSICEFQAEFNGGHVGDAQ, from the exons ATGTCTCTAAAACGGGGCGGTCCACCGCCGGCACCATCGAGCGGTGCTGCATTAATGACCACATCGTTGAGCGGCGCCAGCTTGGATCAGCAG AAAATTCCGACGGTTGTGACGGTCTACGACAGCGAGAAGAAAAATGGCAGCAGGAACAATGCGAGCATAAGCCAGCCCAA ATTTATACGCTCGGACATGGCCGACGTGCCAGTCCAGCAGGCGGCTGGTTCCACGCTCCCATTGGTGTTGACGCGCAAAAAAGGAGGCGATGATGGCGAGGATGGCCACTATAATCCCTTCGAGCACCGCAAAGTGGAGCACCCAACATC TGATTTGGAAACCTTCGTGCATCTGTTGAAAGGCTCACTGGGTTCAGGCATTCTGGCCATGCCCATGGCCTTTGCCAATGCCGGTCTGTGGTTTGGTCTGGTGGCCACCTTATTCGTGGGCACCTTGTGCACCTACTGCGTACACGTGCTGGTCAAGTGCTCGCATATACTCTGCCGGCGTCGCAAAATACCAATGATGGGCTTCGCAGATGTAGCCGAGCAAGCCTTTCTGGATGGTCCACCCTCGCTGAATCGCTGGTCCCGCTTCATACGTTTCATGGTGAACACGTTCCTGGTGATCGATCTGCttggttgctgctgcatctATCTTGTGTTTGTGGCTACCAATGTGCAACAGGTGGTCAGCGTTTATATGGATACTGTGCTCAGCGTGCGTTTGTGGATTGTGATTGTGTCTGCGCCTTTGGTGTTCATGTGCCTGGTGCGCAATCTGAAGTTTTTGACGCCCTTCTCGATGATTGCCAATATTCTGATGTTTGTGGGCATTGTCATAACGTTCGTCTATATGTTTACGGACTTGCCAGCGCCAGCTGAGCGCGCGGGCGTGGTTTCGCCAGTGCAGTGGCCTCTGTTCTTCGGCACGGTCATTTTTGCCCTGGAAGGCATCGGTGTAGTTATGTCTCTGGAAAACGACATGAAGAATCCCAACCACTTCATTGGCTGCCCCTCGGTGCTCAATCTGGGCATGGGCCTGGTCATTGGCCTTTACACACTGGTCGGCTTCTTTGGCTATCTCAAGTATGGCCCCGACACCGAGGCAAGCATAACACTGAATCTACCCCTGGAAGACAA ATTGGCACAATCCGTTAAGCTAATGATTGCCATTGCTATATTCTTTACCTTCACGCTGCAGTTTTATGTTCCAGTCAGCATCCTGTGGAAGGGCATTGAGAACAAGATTCCTGCTGCGCGCAAAAACATTAGCGAGTATGGACTGCGTGTGGGCCTGGTG ATTCTTTGCTGTGGCATTGCTGTGGCGCTACCCAATTTGGGTCCATTTATCTCGCTCATTGGCGCCGTCTGCCTGAGCACGCTGGGCATGATGGTGCCGGCGATTATTGAATTGGCTGTGTACAATGAGGATCCTGGCTATGGTCGCTTCAAGTGGCGGTTGTGGAAAAACTCGGGTTTGATATTGTTTGGCATTGTGGGCTTCGTAACGGGCACATATGTGAGCATATGCGAGTTTCAGGCTGAGTTTAACGGAGGCCATGTGGGCGATGCACAGTGA
- the LOC6623575 gene encoding nurim homolog: protein MPSFAKVIVLLASLATFCYTFYVVRKLTIFLSEPRSISNAHTWIFNLLDNKSRLETAYGPIVMDTLYVIGFIFQHSFLKSAFVKNLLRKLHLAPAERTIYTLTSSFCLHYLVQNWLPAQSIVLWQINVDESAPLWWTFVITHALCWTVIYGGTFIMDPVELLGVKQTYYDLHNYSEPLAYKSLELRNLYSHVRHPSFVGFTLILFVTNVMSLDRLLLAVLLTTYMYVAWSTDDTDVAYQQKQLQRKKLGLKAH, encoded by the exons ATGCCGTCCTTTGCGAAGGTTATTGTGTTGCTAGCCTCTCTAGCGACATTCTGTTATACGTTTTACGTGGTCAGAAAATTAACGATTTTTCTTTCCGAACCGCGTTCTATTTCAAATGCGCACACTTGGATCTTTAATTTATTGGACAATAAGTCACGATTGGAAACCGCCTATGGGCCAATTGTAATGGACACCCTCTATGTGATTGGATTCATATTTCAGCACAGCTTCCTCAAGTCAGCATTCGTAAAGAATCTGCTGCgtaaattgcatttggctCCCGCGGAGCGAACTATTTATACTCTGACATCATCGTTTTGTTTACAT TATCTCGTACAAAACTGGCTGCCAGCTCAGTCTATTGTGCTCTGGCAGATCAATGTGGATGAGAGCGCACCGCTCTGGTGGACTTTTGTGATAACTCATGCACTATGCTGGACAGTCATTTACGGTGGCACCTTCATAATGGATCCGGTGGAATTGCTGGGCGTCAAGCAGACCTACTATGATCTACATAACTACTCGGAGCCCTTAGCGTATAAGTCGCTTGAGTTGCGCAATCTCTATTCACATGTGCGCCATCCATCCTTCGTTGGATTCACTCTAATTCTGTTTGTCACCAATGTAATGAGCCTTGATCGGCTGCTGCTCGCTGTCCTGCTTACTACGTACATGTACGTAGCTTGGTCTACTGATGACACTGATGTCGCCTACcagcagaagcagctgcagcgtaAAAAACTCGGCTTGAAGGCTCATTAG
- the LOC6623534 gene encoding proton-coupled amino acid transporter-like protein CG1139 isoform X2 produces the protein MSKNGHNNPAFVSDHVDNVKQQSGNKYSLELAEKGAAKDPEYNPYEHREVPHPTTNWETLFHLLKGSLGTGILAMPNAFRNSGYVTGSIGTIVIGFICTYCIHQLVKAEYELCRRRKVPSMNYPAVAETALSEGPAFFKACAPYIGTVVNVFLLIYQLGTCCVYVVFVASNIKSIVDAVCDTNIDVRLCMIIILIPLILINWVRQLKYLAPFSTLANFITMVSFGLICYYIFREPVTIDGKEAFGKLENFPLFFGTVLFALEAIGVILPLENEMKSPHKFGGSCGVLNVSMVLIVFLYVGMGLFGYLNYGSSVLGSITLNLPEHEIPAQCVKGMLAFAIYITHGLACYVAIDITWNDYVGKKLGPQRNKLFWEYAVRTGLVLITFLLAVAIPNLELFISLFGALCLSALGLAFPALIQICTHWYETSGMSKGWLLLSNFVLIIVGILGLVIGTYTSLKEIVLTFTE, from the exons ATGAGTAAAAATGGACACAACAATCCGGCGTTTGTCAGCGATCATGTGGACAATGTCAAGCAGCAGAGCGGCAACAAATATTCCCTGGAACTGGCGGAGAAGGGTGCCGCCAAGGATCCCGAATACAATCCCTACGAACATCGTGAGGTGCCACATCCAACAAC CAACTGGGAAACACTATTCCATTTGCTAAAGGGCTCTCTTGGCACAGGTATTCTGGCCATGCCGAATGCGTTTCGGAACTCCGGTTACGTAACGGGCTCCATAGGCACCATTGTGATTGGTTTTATATGCACCTACTGCATACACCAGCTGGTCAAAGCCGAATATGAACTGTGTCGGCGCAGGAAG GTGCCCAGTATGAACTATCCGGCTGTGGCGGAGACGGCGCTGAGTGAAGGTCCCGCTTTCTTTAAAGCCTGTGCACCCTATATAGGCACCGTAGTGAATGTATTTCTGCTGATTTACCAGCTGGGCACCTGCTGTGTTTATGTGGTGTTTGTTGCGTCCAACATCAAGTCCATTGTAGATGCCGTCTGCGATACGAACATAGATGTGCGTCTCTGCATGATCATCATATTGATTCCGCTGATACTCATTAACTGGGTGCGCCAGTTAAAGTACCTGGCGCCCTTCTCCACACTGGCCAATTTCATAACTATGGTGTCCTTTGGCCTCATTTGCTACTATATATTTCGGGAGCCCGTCACAATTGATGGCAAAGAGGCCTTTGGCAAGCTGGAGAACTTTCCATTATTCTTTGGCACGGTTTTGTTCGCATTGGAGGCCATTGGCGTCATATTGCCGCTTGAGAATGAGATGAAGTCTCCACACAAGTTTGGCGGTTCCTGCGGCGTTCTAAATGTATCTATGGTATTGATTGTGTTCCTGTACGTTGGCATGGGCCTGTTCGGTTACCTGAACTATGGTTCCAGTGTGCTGGGCTCCATTACCCTAAATTTGCCGGAGCACGAGAT TCCAGCTCAGTGCGTTAAGGGCATGCTGGCCTTTGCCATCTATATCACACACGGTCTGGCCTGTTATGTGGCCATCGACATCACCTGGAACGATTACGTTGGCAAGAAGCTAGGTCCACAGCGTAACAAGCTATTCTGGGAATATGCAGTGCGTACGGGCCTTGTGCTGATCACGT TTCTCCTGGCCGTAGCCATACCCAATTTGGAGCTCTTTATTTCGCTATTTGGCGCTCTGTGCTTATCCGCGCTGGGATTGGCCTTTCCAGCTCTGATTCAAATATGCACGCACTGGTACGAAACAAGCGGTATGAGCAAGGGCTGGCTGCTGTTAA GCAACTTTGTGCTAATTATTGTGGGCATTCTTGGTCTTGTAATTGGCACGTATACCTCTCTCAAGGAGATTGTGCTCACATTCACTGAATAA
- the Blos2 gene encoding biogenesis of lysosome-related organelles complex 1 subunit 2, translated as MEKEQPTTSANAAQAKDQDHNPLLDSPMRGPTLSTSTSSFEALAHAHDPNLSKLATKMFQKTEEYITHELNAPLEDYKLLEEMNKATIAKYKDMRQIAENLNVSTNELCGKFQQLAPLMQQIDEISDTVDKLEAAAYKLDAYSIALENRVKCVLQRKSSQHAGQ; from the coding sequence ATGGAAAAAGAGCAGCCAACAACAAGCGCTAATGCAGCTCAAGCAAAGGATCAGGATCACAACCCCTTACTCGACTCACCAATGCGGGGGCCAACATTGTCAACTTCAACATCCAGTTTCGAGGCGCTAGCACACGCTCATGATCCGAATCTCAGCAAACTGGCCACGAAGATGTTCCAAAAAACCGAAGAATATATAACACACGAGCTTAATGCGCCGCTAGAGGACTATAAATTGCTCGAGGAAATGAACAAGGCAACCATAGCCAAGTATAAAGACATGCGTCAAATTGCCGAAAACCTTAACGTATCCACCAACGAACTGTGCGGCAAATTTCAACAGTTGGCACCGCTCATGCAGCAAATCGATGAAATATCGGACACAGTGGACAAGTTGGAGGCGGCTGCTTACAAGTTGGATGCATATAGCATAGCGTTGGAGAATCGGGTTAAGTGTGTGCTGCAGCGCAAATCGAGTCAGCACGCAGGGCAATGA
- the LOC6623534 gene encoding proton-coupled amino acid transporter-like protein CG1139 isoform X1 encodes MTMSKNGHNNPAFVSDHVDNVKQQSGNKYSLELAEKGAAKDPEYNPYEHREVPHPTTNWETLFHLLKGSLGTGILAMPNAFRNSGYVTGSIGTIVIGFICTYCIHQLVKAEYELCRRRKVPSMNYPAVAETALSEGPAFFKACAPYIGTVVNVFLLIYQLGTCCVYVVFVASNIKSIVDAVCDTNIDVRLCMIIILIPLILINWVRQLKYLAPFSTLANFITMVSFGLICYYIFREPVTIDGKEAFGKLENFPLFFGTVLFALEAIGVILPLENEMKSPHKFGGSCGVLNVSMVLIVFLYVGMGLFGYLNYGSSVLGSITLNLPEHEIPAQCVKGMLAFAIYITHGLACYVAIDITWNDYVGKKLGPQRNKLFWEYAVRTGLVLITFLLAVAIPNLELFISLFGALCLSALGLAFPALIQICTHWYETSGMSKGWLLLSNFVLIIVGILGLVIGTYTSLKEIVLTFTE; translated from the exons ATGA CAATGAGTAAAAATGGACACAACAATCCGGCGTTTGTCAGCGATCATGTGGACAATGTCAAGCAGCAGAGCGGCAACAAATATTCCCTGGAACTGGCGGAGAAGGGTGCCGCCAAGGATCCCGAATACAATCCCTACGAACATCGTGAGGTGCCACATCCAACAAC CAACTGGGAAACACTATTCCATTTGCTAAAGGGCTCTCTTGGCACAGGTATTCTGGCCATGCCGAATGCGTTTCGGAACTCCGGTTACGTAACGGGCTCCATAGGCACCATTGTGATTGGTTTTATATGCACCTACTGCATACACCAGCTGGTCAAAGCCGAATATGAACTGTGTCGGCGCAGGAAG GTGCCCAGTATGAACTATCCGGCTGTGGCGGAGACGGCGCTGAGTGAAGGTCCCGCTTTCTTTAAAGCCTGTGCACCCTATATAGGCACCGTAGTGAATGTATTTCTGCTGATTTACCAGCTGGGCACCTGCTGTGTTTATGTGGTGTTTGTTGCGTCCAACATCAAGTCCATTGTAGATGCCGTCTGCGATACGAACATAGATGTGCGTCTCTGCATGATCATCATATTGATTCCGCTGATACTCATTAACTGGGTGCGCCAGTTAAAGTACCTGGCGCCCTTCTCCACACTGGCCAATTTCATAACTATGGTGTCCTTTGGCCTCATTTGCTACTATATATTTCGGGAGCCCGTCACAATTGATGGCAAAGAGGCCTTTGGCAAGCTGGAGAACTTTCCATTATTCTTTGGCACGGTTTTGTTCGCATTGGAGGCCATTGGCGTCATATTGCCGCTTGAGAATGAGATGAAGTCTCCACACAAGTTTGGCGGTTCCTGCGGCGTTCTAAATGTATCTATGGTATTGATTGTGTTCCTGTACGTTGGCATGGGCCTGTTCGGTTACCTGAACTATGGTTCCAGTGTGCTGGGCTCCATTACCCTAAATTTGCCGGAGCACGAGAT TCCAGCTCAGTGCGTTAAGGGCATGCTGGCCTTTGCCATCTATATCACACACGGTCTGGCCTGTTATGTGGCCATCGACATCACCTGGAACGATTACGTTGGCAAGAAGCTAGGTCCACAGCGTAACAAGCTATTCTGGGAATATGCAGTGCGTACGGGCCTTGTGCTGATCACGT TTCTCCTGGCCGTAGCCATACCCAATTTGGAGCTCTTTATTTCGCTATTTGGCGCTCTGTGCTTATCCGCGCTGGGATTGGCCTTTCCAGCTCTGATTCAAATATGCACGCACTGGTACGAAACAAGCGGTATGAGCAAGGGCTGGCTGCTGTTAA GCAACTTTGTGCTAATTATTGTGGGCATTCTTGGTCTTGTAATTGGCACGTATACCTCTCTCAAGGAGATTGTGCTCACATTCACTGAATAA
- the LOC6623500 gene encoding immediate early response 3-interacting protein 1, whose product MFTLWTLIEASLLCLNAVCILHEERFLAKFGWGRHAGQQDFGAPSAKDQVLNLIRSIRTVAKIPLIFLNVIAIIFKLLLG is encoded by the exons atgtttacactGTGGACACTGATTGAGGCCTCGCTGCTTTGCCTGAATgcagtttgcattttgcacgaGGAACGTTTCCTGGCTAAAT TTGGCTGGGGCCGGCACGCCGGTCAGCAGGATTTCGGAGCGCCCAGTGCCAAGGATCAAGTCTTAAATCTCATTCGCTCAATTCGCACAGTTGCCAAGA TTCCACTGATATTTCTTAATGTAATAGCGATTATATTTAAACTGTTACTTGGGTAA
- the LOC6623601 gene encoding proton-coupled amino acid transporter-like protein CG1139 isoform X1 yields the protein MSFHKSDSRTPLAPAEYTKIPTVVTVYDSEKKNGSRNNASISQPKFIRSDMADVPVQQAAGSTLPLVLTRKKGGDDGEDGHYNPFEHRKVEHPTSDLETFVHLLKGSLGSGILAMPMAFANAGLWFGLVATLFVGTLCTYCVHVLVKCSHILCRRRKIPMMGFADVAEQAFLDGPPSLNRWSRFIRFMVNTFLVIDLLGCCCIYLVFVATNVQQVVSVYMDTVLSVRLWIVIVSAPLVFMCLVRNLKFLTPFSMIANILMFVGIVITFVYMFTDLPAPAERAGVVSPVQWPLFFGTVIFALEGIGVVMSLENDMKNPNHFIGCPSVLNLGMGLVIGLYTLVGFFGYLKYGPDTEASITLNLPLEDKLAQSVKLMIAIAIFFTFTLQFYVPVSILWKGIENKIPAARKNISEYGLRVGLVILCCGIAVALPNLGPFISLIGAVCLSTLGMMVPAIIELAVYNEDPGYGRFKWRLWKNSGLILFGIVGFVTGTYVSICEFQAEFNGGHVGDAQ from the exons ATGAGTTTTCACAAAAGCGATTCACGCACGCCGCTGGCACCGGCGGAATATACC AAAATTCCGACGGTTGTGACGGTCTACGACAGCGAGAAGAAAAATGGCAGCAGGAACAATGCGAGCATAAGCCAGCCCAA ATTTATACGCTCGGACATGGCCGACGTGCCAGTCCAGCAGGCGGCTGGTTCCACGCTCCCATTGGTGTTGACGCGCAAAAAAGGAGGCGATGATGGCGAGGATGGCCACTATAATCCCTTCGAGCACCGCAAAGTGGAGCACCCAACATC TGATTTGGAAACCTTCGTGCATCTGTTGAAAGGCTCACTGGGTTCAGGCATTCTGGCCATGCCCATGGCCTTTGCCAATGCCGGTCTGTGGTTTGGTCTGGTGGCCACCTTATTCGTGGGCACCTTGTGCACCTACTGCGTACACGTGCTGGTCAAGTGCTCGCATATACTCTGCCGGCGTCGCAAAATACCAATGATGGGCTTCGCAGATGTAGCCGAGCAAGCCTTTCTGGATGGTCCACCCTCGCTGAATCGCTGGTCCCGCTTCATACGTTTCATGGTGAACACGTTCCTGGTGATCGATCTGCttggttgctgctgcatctATCTTGTGTTTGTGGCTACCAATGTGCAACAGGTGGTCAGCGTTTATATGGATACTGTGCTCAGCGTGCGTTTGTGGATTGTGATTGTGTCTGCGCCTTTGGTGTTCATGTGCCTGGTGCGCAATCTGAAGTTTTTGACGCCCTTCTCGATGATTGCCAATATTCTGATGTTTGTGGGCATTGTCATAACGTTCGTCTATATGTTTACGGACTTGCCAGCGCCAGCTGAGCGCGCGGGCGTGGTTTCGCCAGTGCAGTGGCCTCTGTTCTTCGGCACGGTCATTTTTGCCCTGGAAGGCATCGGTGTAGTTATGTCTCTGGAAAACGACATGAAGAATCCCAACCACTTCATTGGCTGCCCCTCGGTGCTCAATCTGGGCATGGGCCTGGTCATTGGCCTTTACACACTGGTCGGCTTCTTTGGCTATCTCAAGTATGGCCCCGACACCGAGGCAAGCATAACACTGAATCTACCCCTGGAAGACAA ATTGGCACAATCCGTTAAGCTAATGATTGCCATTGCTATATTCTTTACCTTCACGCTGCAGTTTTATGTTCCAGTCAGCATCCTGTGGAAGGGCATTGAGAACAAGATTCCTGCTGCGCGCAAAAACATTAGCGAGTATGGACTGCGTGTGGGCCTGGTG ATTCTTTGCTGTGGCATTGCTGTGGCGCTACCCAATTTGGGTCCATTTATCTCGCTCATTGGCGCCGTCTGCCTGAGCACGCTGGGCATGATGGTGCCGGCGATTATTGAATTGGCTGTGTACAATGAGGATCCTGGCTATGGTCGCTTCAAGTGGCGGTTGTGGAAAAACTCGGGTTTGATATTGTTTGGCATTGTGGGCTTCGTAACGGGCACATATGTGAGCATATGCGAGTTTCAGGCTGAGTTTAACGGAGGCCATGTGGGCGATGCACAGTGA
- the LOC6623601 gene encoding proton-coupled amino acid transporter-like protein CG1139 isoform X2, with the protein MTLATISGSATEHNNGTKIPTVVTVYDSEKKNGSRNNASISQPKFIRSDMADVPVQQAAGSTLPLVLTRKKGGDDGEDGHYNPFEHRKVEHPTSDLETFVHLLKGSLGSGILAMPMAFANAGLWFGLVATLFVGTLCTYCVHVLVKCSHILCRRRKIPMMGFADVAEQAFLDGPPSLNRWSRFIRFMVNTFLVIDLLGCCCIYLVFVATNVQQVVSVYMDTVLSVRLWIVIVSAPLVFMCLVRNLKFLTPFSMIANILMFVGIVITFVYMFTDLPAPAERAGVVSPVQWPLFFGTVIFALEGIGVVMSLENDMKNPNHFIGCPSVLNLGMGLVIGLYTLVGFFGYLKYGPDTEASITLNLPLEDKLAQSVKLMIAIAIFFTFTLQFYVPVSILWKGIENKIPAARKNISEYGLRVGLVILCCGIAVALPNLGPFISLIGAVCLSTLGMMVPAIIELAVYNEDPGYGRFKWRLWKNSGLILFGIVGFVTGTYVSICEFQAEFNGGHVGDAQ; encoded by the exons ATGACGCTGGCTACGATTAGTGGATCAGCTACCGAACACAATAATGGAACT AAAATTCCGACGGTTGTGACGGTCTACGACAGCGAGAAGAAAAATGGCAGCAGGAACAATGCGAGCATAAGCCAGCCCAA ATTTATACGCTCGGACATGGCCGACGTGCCAGTCCAGCAGGCGGCTGGTTCCACGCTCCCATTGGTGTTGACGCGCAAAAAAGGAGGCGATGATGGCGAGGATGGCCACTATAATCCCTTCGAGCACCGCAAAGTGGAGCACCCAACATC TGATTTGGAAACCTTCGTGCATCTGTTGAAAGGCTCACTGGGTTCAGGCATTCTGGCCATGCCCATGGCCTTTGCCAATGCCGGTCTGTGGTTTGGTCTGGTGGCCACCTTATTCGTGGGCACCTTGTGCACCTACTGCGTACACGTGCTGGTCAAGTGCTCGCATATACTCTGCCGGCGTCGCAAAATACCAATGATGGGCTTCGCAGATGTAGCCGAGCAAGCCTTTCTGGATGGTCCACCCTCGCTGAATCGCTGGTCCCGCTTCATACGTTTCATGGTGAACACGTTCCTGGTGATCGATCTGCttggttgctgctgcatctATCTTGTGTTTGTGGCTACCAATGTGCAACAGGTGGTCAGCGTTTATATGGATACTGTGCTCAGCGTGCGTTTGTGGATTGTGATTGTGTCTGCGCCTTTGGTGTTCATGTGCCTGGTGCGCAATCTGAAGTTTTTGACGCCCTTCTCGATGATTGCCAATATTCTGATGTTTGTGGGCATTGTCATAACGTTCGTCTATATGTTTACGGACTTGCCAGCGCCAGCTGAGCGCGCGGGCGTGGTTTCGCCAGTGCAGTGGCCTCTGTTCTTCGGCACGGTCATTTTTGCCCTGGAAGGCATCGGTGTAGTTATGTCTCTGGAAAACGACATGAAGAATCCCAACCACTTCATTGGCTGCCCCTCGGTGCTCAATCTGGGCATGGGCCTGGTCATTGGCCTTTACACACTGGTCGGCTTCTTTGGCTATCTCAAGTATGGCCCCGACACCGAGGCAAGCATAACACTGAATCTACCCCTGGAAGACAA ATTGGCACAATCCGTTAAGCTAATGATTGCCATTGCTATATTCTTTACCTTCACGCTGCAGTTTTATGTTCCAGTCAGCATCCTGTGGAAGGGCATTGAGAACAAGATTCCTGCTGCGCGCAAAAACATTAGCGAGTATGGACTGCGTGTGGGCCTGGTG ATTCTTTGCTGTGGCATTGCTGTGGCGCTACCCAATTTGGGTCCATTTATCTCGCTCATTGGCGCCGTCTGCCTGAGCACGCTGGGCATGATGGTGCCGGCGATTATTGAATTGGCTGTGTACAATGAGGATCCTGGCTATGGTCGCTTCAAGTGGCGGTTGTGGAAAAACTCGGGTTTGATATTGTTTGGCATTGTGGGCTTCGTAACGGGCACATATGTGAGCATATGCGAGTTTCAGGCTGAGTTTAACGGAGGCCATGTGGGCGATGCACAGTGA